In Lysinibacillus sp. FSL M8-0337, the following proteins share a genomic window:
- a CDS encoding cyclically-permuted mutarotase family protein, protein MKKFLVVAMASMLVLGVGMANKKVEASKGRESVERITWEYAGELEAQKGFDKNIGTAGVLAGSYKDYLIVGGGANFPYDTVLNGGAKKHYSDVYVYKKDNNKLTLVEHTNLNHEIGYGASITTEKGIYYIGGSPDKEYADDITLLTVDKNQKLKVEKIGDLPFTFSDGIAAEKNGKLYIGLGKQNAKESNKLYEYDLKTLKIKELASIPGESVRNQSVAQILNGNLYVFSGGGSVAYTDGYQYNIEKNQWSKASSVKLDDKELSLLGANSVKLNNNEMMVIGGFNKDVYDDAVKNLGTLKDDELLAFRTKYFTADPYEFKWNKDVLIYNAQKDTWRSVGKIPFDAPCGEGLVLMDNNIYSINGEIKPGVRTNAIYAGTLLFD, encoded by the coding sequence ATGAAAAAATTTTTGGTAGTAGCTATGGCATCAATGTTGGTTTTAGGTGTTGGTATGGCAAATAAAAAAGTAGAAGCTTCTAAGGGCAGAGAATCAGTGGAAAGAATAACATGGGAATATGCAGGAGAACTTGAGGCACAAAAAGGATTTGACAAGAATATTGGAACAGCTGGCGTCTTAGCTGGCTCTTATAAAGATTATTTAATCGTAGGAGGAGGTGCTAATTTCCCTTATGATACAGTTTTAAATGGAGGGGCAAAGAAACATTACTCCGATGTCTATGTCTATAAAAAAGATAACAACAAGTTAACGCTGGTAGAACATACGAATCTTAATCATGAGATTGGGTATGGAGCGTCTATCACGACAGAAAAGGGAATCTATTATATTGGTGGCAGTCCTGACAAAGAATATGCAGATGATATCACATTATTGACGGTTGACAAAAATCAAAAATTGAAAGTAGAGAAAATAGGGGATTTGCCATTTACATTTAGTGATGGGATAGCGGCTGAAAAGAATGGTAAATTGTATATTGGACTTGGTAAGCAAAATGCAAAAGAAAGTAATAAATTATATGAATATGATTTAAAAACATTGAAAATAAAAGAGCTAGCTTCGATACCAGGGGAAAGTGTTCGAAACCAAAGTGTGGCCCAAATATTAAATGGAAACCTTTATGTATTTAGTGGTGGCGGATCTGTTGCCTATACAGATGGTTACCAATATAATATTGAAAAAAATCAATGGTCCAAAGCCTCCTCTGTAAAACTGGATGACAAAGAGCTATCTTTACTTGGCGCTAATTCAGTCAAATTAAATAACAATGAAATGATGGTCATTGGCGGTTTCAATAAAGATGTTTATGATGATGCAGTAAAAAATTTAGGGACATTAAAAGATGATGAACTATTGGCATTTAGAACTAAATACTTTACTGCAGATCCTTATGAATTTAAGTGGAATAAAGATGTACTCATCTATAATGCGCAAAAGGATACTTGGCGTTCTGTAGGCAAGATTCCATTTGATGCACCTTGTGGTGAGGGCTTGGTGTTAATGGATAACAACATTTATTCTATAAATGGAGAAATTAAACCAGGGGTAAGAACAAACGCAATTTATGCAGGTACACTATTGTTCGATTAA
- a CDS encoding nucleotide pyrophosphatase/phosphodiesterase family protein — protein MKKTLYASIIALNLCLFTIMQDGIAKENDETERKIVLISFDGMKNDYTKKYVQENKLPHIKQMVANGVTAKSPSTITPSLTAPSHAAIATGATPKQTGIVSNHFHEPNTAIDNEESGFQAEIEVPPVWVEARKQGKTTATIAFPGANPKEEKQGDFAIYFGETWSPSTLESLTFQLASAWIDAPTSYSPIKETELSIDMKNEKNRLLLILAIDSSNDQIQNYDTFIVSADKKVDAEDVMVTAKEWGALSFQLKDSLSAGFYFKVKAEKQDLSHPVKFYRTAVTSSLISGPKGFSDEIEQQFGFYPVQDDDSALEKGWITRKEYEEISTRSVMWVTKVALYIKQQYNPDLLMFYTPHIDHEQHKYLLIDPRQPDFSVKKSEKYMDYIEWAYRLADQVVGETLNSLQENDALFVVSDHGMEPAHTTLFPNKVLKDAGLLTVDEKNNINYAQSQAYAIPSGSVAHVYISLRNREKEGIVPREQYEHVRSQIMQAFKEVKVSDNKEAVIQYDIQKIKSAIKVESFSFPTVQHHIKDLWHHLLEPKIHPYERVIKNTDNNSTLLEHQNAGDILLIGAPGYVMGSDMEKNSAPPIELGTHGGDADRKMLQPIFIATGTAIAKGKEINTTSNLDIAPTIYHVLGLDIPSFVEGEIIEDIVTAQKRE, from the coding sequence ATGAAAAAAACTTTATATGCAAGCATCATCGCTCTCAATTTATGTTTATTTACCATCATGCAGGATGGTATAGCAAAGGAAAATGATGAAACGGAACGAAAGATTGTCCTTATCTCATTTGATGGCATGAAAAATGACTATACTAAAAAATATGTTCAAGAAAATAAATTACCTCATATCAAACAAATGGTAGCAAACGGGGTTACTGCCAAAAGTCCTTCTACCATTACCCCTTCTCTTACTGCCCCTTCACACGCAGCCATTGCCACAGGGGCGACACCGAAACAGACGGGCATCGTAAGCAATCATTTTCACGAACCCAATACAGCTATCGATAATGAAGAAAGTGGTTTCCAAGCAGAAATCGAAGTACCGCCCGTGTGGGTAGAAGCTAGAAAACAAGGCAAAACAACCGCTACTATCGCTTTTCCTGGCGCTAATCCTAAAGAAGAAAAACAAGGTGATTTTGCTATTTATTTTGGTGAAACATGGTCTCCAAGCACTTTAGAGTCATTAACTTTTCAACTCGCTTCCGCATGGATTGATGCCCCTACAAGCTACAGCCCTATTAAGGAAACCGAATTGTCTATTGACATGAAAAATGAAAAAAATCGTCTTCTCCTTATTTTAGCGATTGACTCGTCTAACGATCAAATACAAAACTATGACACCTTTATAGTATCTGCAGATAAAAAGGTAGATGCGGAAGACGTGATGGTAACAGCAAAGGAATGGGGAGCTCTTTCCTTCCAGTTAAAAGACTCTCTATCCGCAGGTTTTTACTTTAAAGTAAAAGCCGAGAAGCAAGACCTTAGCCATCCTGTAAAGTTTTACCGAACGGCCGTAACTTCTAGCTTAATTAGTGGTCCTAAAGGATTTTCCGATGAGATTGAGCAACAATTTGGTTTTTATCCTGTACAAGATGACGACAGTGCCCTAGAAAAAGGATGGATTACAAGAAAAGAATATGAAGAAATCAGTACCCGATCTGTTATGTGGGTTACAAAAGTGGCTCTTTATATAAAACAGCAATACAACCCTGATTTACTTATGTTTTATACGCCCCATATAGATCATGAACAGCATAAGTATTTATTAATTGATCCGCGGCAACCAGACTTTTCAGTTAAAAAGTCTGAAAAATATATGGACTACATCGAATGGGCATATCGTTTAGCGGATCAGGTAGTTGGTGAAACATTGAATTCCTTGCAAGAGAATGATGCTTTATTTGTCGTCTCGGATCATGGAATGGAACCAGCCCATACTACTCTTTTCCCTAACAAAGTATTAAAAGATGCCGGGTTATTAACTGTAGATGAAAAAAACAACATAAACTATGCACAATCACAAGCTTATGCCATTCCTAGTGGCTCCGTAGCACATGTCTATATTAGTTTGAGAAACCGTGAAAAGGAGGGAATTGTACCACGTGAACAATATGAACATGTCCGTAGCCAAATAATGCAAGCTTTTAAAGAGGTAAAAGTTTCGGATAATAAGGAAGCAGTTATTCAATATGATATACAAAAAATCAAATCTGCCATTAAAGTAGAGAGCTTCTCTTTCCCTACTGTTCAACATCATATCAAAGATCTGTGGCACCATCTTTTGGAACCAAAAATTCATCCGTATGAAAGGGTCATAAAAAATACAGACAACAATAGTACCCTTTTAGAACATCAAAACGCAGGGGATATTCTATTAATTGGCGCTCCTGGCTATGTGATGGGCAGTGACATGGAAAAAAATAGTGCACCACCGATTGAATTAGGGACACATGGAGGAGATGCTGATAGAAAGATGTTACAACCTATTTTTATCGCTACTGGGACAGCTATTGCAAAAGGGAAAGAAATAAACACCACATCTAATTTAGATATTGCGCCAACGATTTATCATGTACTTGGCTTAGATATCCCTTCATTTGTTGAAGGCGAAATTATTGAAGACATTGTTACCGCCCAAAAAAGGGAATGA
- a CDS encoding amidase produces the protein MNLQEYASYDGLGLAELVKTKQVTPQELTTLALQGIDKVNASINAVVSVLEEQAEKAISSLHEHQPFAGVPFLIKELVIHAEDVPHSMGSRVAEKAVMSVDSELMKRFKNAGFVLSGTTTTPEFGYNAATEAVVYGPTRNPWNLDHSPGGSSGGASAAVASGIVPIAHGNDGGGSLRIPASCSGVIGLKPSRGRVPMGPYNSEALNGLAIEFALTKTIRDTATLLDQVAGPDLGCYSVIQSPEMPYSKAILQKGRPLKIAWTTATNSGVSVDSECIEAVHKTVKLLEQLGHEVVEARPVYDQATFSSATVTIWAANIYKMIEGAAALTGKTPSRDHIEAAIWQCYEYGKELKASALLEAINTNALVSRQVGTFFADYDVLLSPTIATLPAKIGELNANNPTISAIEWTEQIFTYAPFTNLFNATGQPSLSLPLAMSASGLPIGLQFTGRFADELTLLQLGKQLEEAVPWKDRLPPVHVGTEVAEIARK, from the coding sequence ATGAATTTACAAGAATATGCTTCTTATGATGGGCTTGGATTAGCAGAGTTAGTAAAAACAAAGCAAGTGACACCACAAGAACTTACAACCTTAGCGCTACAAGGAATTGACAAAGTGAACGCTTCGATTAATGCCGTTGTTAGCGTATTAGAGGAACAGGCTGAAAAAGCAATTTCAAGTTTACATGAACATCAACCATTTGCAGGTGTACCCTTTTTAATTAAAGAACTTGTCATCCATGCGGAAGATGTGCCACATAGTATGGGCAGTCGTGTGGCAGAAAAGGCGGTGATGTCCGTTGACAGTGAATTAATGAAACGTTTTAAAAATGCAGGTTTTGTATTAAGTGGTACAACGACAACACCTGAATTCGGTTATAATGCTGCAACAGAAGCTGTCGTTTACGGCCCTACTCGTAACCCATGGAATCTAGACCATAGTCCAGGAGGTTCAAGTGGTGGCGCTTCTGCTGCTGTTGCTAGCGGCATCGTCCCTATCGCACATGGGAATGATGGTGGCGGATCACTTCGTATTCCCGCATCATGCAGTGGTGTCATCGGTTTAAAGCCTTCACGTGGCCGCGTACCGATGGGCCCTTACAATAGCGAAGCATTAAATGGACTAGCTATTGAATTTGCGCTAACTAAAACGATTCGTGATACAGCTACTTTACTGGATCAAGTAGCAGGACCAGACTTAGGTTGCTACTCGGTTATACAAAGCCCAGAAATGCCCTATAGTAAAGCGATTCTACAAAAGGGAAGACCACTAAAAATTGCCTGGACTACAGCAACTAATTCTGGTGTATCTGTCGATAGTGAATGTATTGAGGCCGTTCATAAGACGGTTAAATTATTAGAACAGTTAGGGCATGAAGTAGTTGAAGCACGACCCGTTTATGACCAAGCAACCTTTTCAAGCGCAACGGTCACTATTTGGGCAGCGAATATTTATAAAATGATTGAAGGTGCCGCCGCATTAACTGGGAAAACACCTTCACGCGATCATATTGAAGCGGCCATTTGGCAGTGCTATGAATATGGCAAAGAGTTAAAAGCTAGTGCACTATTAGAAGCCATCAATACCAATGCACTTGTGTCACGCCAAGTTGGAACATTCTTTGCGGATTATGATGTGCTATTAAGTCCAACAATCGCCACATTACCAGCGAAAATTGGTGAGCTAAATGCTAATAATCCAACTATTTCAGCAATTGAATGGACAGAACAAATTTTCACATACGCACCGTTTACAAACTTGTTTAATGCAACAGGTCAACCATCGTTATCTTTGCCACTTGCGATGAGTGCGTCAGGCTTACCAATTGGACTCCAATTTACAGGGCGCTTCGCTGATGAGCTAACACTACTTCAGCTTGGGAAACAATTAGAGGAAGCGGTTCCATGGAAAGACCGTCTTCCACCCGTACATGTAGGTACTGAAGTTGCAGAAATTGCTAGAAAGTAA
- a CDS encoding LuxR C-terminal-related transcriptional regulator, whose product MVIIFCEIKEVNYLLEATCRISNINLQQTSEDFKLNVLQVLSECFRYEHTIFWEVMDDELINQPVCFNVEAFTVQNYLNEYKYYDPLHPMNMQNQPDIQLMQQNEVISRKNKRYYIERFLQYHDFIDEMVMYLSIQHKPAAAIGFLRKKGEKPFTEQDRQKLLVMKRLIENSYLLHQYVQPAESLQMTQREKELLRYLCKGLKNAEIASILYVSENTVKKHLQNLYRKFQVTSRTQLVLKYAENHRIYNT is encoded by the coding sequence GTGGTTATAATATTTTGTGAAATAAAAGAGGTGAACTATTTACTAGAAGCAACGTGTAGAATTTCGAATATCAATTTGCAACAAACAAGTGAAGACTTTAAATTGAATGTTTTGCAAGTATTGAGTGAATGTTTTCGCTACGAGCATACTATTTTTTGGGAAGTGATGGATGACGAGTTAATTAATCAACCAGTGTGTTTTAATGTGGAAGCGTTTACAGTACAAAATTATTTAAATGAATATAAATATTACGATCCTTTACATCCGATGAATATGCAAAACCAGCCTGATATTCAATTAATGCAACAAAACGAAGTGATATCAAGAAAGAATAAGCGTTATTATATAGAACGCTTTTTACAATACCATGATTTTATAGATGAAATGGTAATGTATTTGTCTATACAACATAAGCCAGCAGCAGCAATTGGCTTTTTGCGCAAAAAGGGGGAGAAGCCCTTTACCGAGCAGGATCGGCAAAAGCTATTAGTTATGAAGCGCTTGATTGAAAATAGTTATTTATTACATCAATACGTTCAGCCAGCAGAATCATTGCAAATGACCCAACGTGAAAAGGAATTGTTACGCTATTTATGTAAAGGGTTAAAAAATGCAGAAATTGCTAGTATTTTATATGTCAGTGAAAATACGGTGAAGAAGCATCTGCAAAATTTATATCGGAAATTTCAAGTCACTTCCCGAACACAGCTCGTGTTAAAATATGCTGAAAACCATCGTATCTATAACACGTAA
- a CDS encoding VOC family protein codes for MTLYFDHLVHQVQSPENMKVFLNKRHIHTVNGGQHTMWGTYNTLSYFGLCYIEQIAVYDHALFEEAAKLPYSLHYTFKQNNERFGLSRIALRTTNIEQEAQRLSALGFDVYGPDACSRTRPDESVVHWKLLHFGKAGQAIDFPFFIEWADGDEERYAQLVESGAVKTSQRITMESVQFYVQDAQATAKLWHEVLQLPEPVTHSEFISLHLPNIRLDFYEEAAATKMMLGHKNEGPFGVTLKDTDRTKETLMFPSAFYWLNP; via the coding sequence ATGACTTTGTATTTTGATCATTTAGTGCATCAAGTTCAGTCACCAGAAAATATGAAAGTCTTTTTAAATAAACGTCATATTCATACCGTGAATGGTGGTCAACACACAATGTGGGGGACATATAATACGTTAAGCTATTTTGGATTATGCTATATTGAGCAAATAGCAGTATACGATCATGCACTATTTGAGGAAGCGGCTAAATTACCGTATTCCCTGCATTATACGTTCAAACAGAACAATGAGCGCTTTGGTTTGTCAAGAATCGCCTTACGTACAACAAATATAGAGCAAGAGGCACAACGATTAAGTGCTCTTGGTTTCGATGTTTATGGACCAGATGCTTGTAGTCGAACGAGACCTGATGAATCAGTTGTGCATTGGAAACTATTGCATTTTGGGAAAGCAGGGCAGGCAATTGATTTTCCATTTTTTATTGAGTGGGCAGATGGAGATGAGGAGCGCTATGCGCAGTTAGTAGAAAGCGGGGCGGTAAAAACATCACAAAGGATTACAATGGAATCCGTGCAATTTTATGTGCAAGATGCACAGGCAACAGCAAAGTTATGGCATGAAGTTTTACAATTACCGGAGCCAGTTACACATTCCGAGTTTATTTCCTTACATTTACCAAATATTCGTTTAGATTTCTATGAAGAAGCTGCTGCTACAAAAATGATGCTTGGACATAAAAATGAAGGACCATTCGGAGTGACATTGAAAGATACTGACCGAACAAAAGAAACATTAATGTTTCCTTCGGCATTTTATTGGCTTAACCCTTAG
- a CDS encoding cold-shock protein, producing MQQGIVKWFNNEKGYGFIECDDGEDVFVHFTGIQEEGFRTLEEGQKVSFDVVEGNRGPQASNVVKL from the coding sequence ATGCAACAAGGAATCGTAAAGTGGTTCAATAACGAAAAAGGTTATGGCTTTATTGAATGTGATGATGGAGAAGATGTATTTGTACATTTTACGGGCATACAAGAGGAAGGCTTCCGTACACTTGAAGAAGGACAAAAGGTTTCATTTGATGTAGTGGAAGGCAATCGCGGCCCGCAAGCATCCAATGTTGTGAAATTATAA
- a CDS encoding formate--tetrahydrofolate ligase: protein MTTKNQPLSDLEIASQAVMKPIIDIAKAAGIPEDALEQYGRYKAKIDPLKITAHGEDAKVVLVTAISPTPAGEGKSTVTVGLADALHQLKKNVVVALREPSLGPVMGVKGGATGGGYAQVVPMEDINLHFTGDLHAITTANNALSAFIDNHIHQGNALNIDPRRIIWKRVMDMNDRALRKVVIGLGGPVQGMPREDGFDITVASEIMAVFCLATSIDDLRERLASIVIGYTYNREPVFVRDLQVEGALTLLLKDAFKPNLVQTLEGTPAIIHGGPFANIAHGCNSIMATQTARKLADIVVTEAGFGSDLGAEKFMNIKARKAGFKPSAVVIVATIRALKMHGGVAKTALVGENVPALLQGIENLAKHVETIRTFGVEPIIALNRFITDTEAELEAVLNWCQDNHVRIARTNVWEEGGKGGLALAEQVLSVLDEENNFSPLYDVTESIEEKVRTIVQKVYGGKDVQFTDQAKKQMAQIEKFGWDTLPICMAKTQYSLSDQPSLLGRPEGFTVTIREVIPKLGAGFLVCLTGDIMTMPGLPKQPAALRMDVDSEGHAVGLF, encoded by the coding sequence ATGACAACGAAAAATCAACCTTTATCAGATTTAGAAATTGCTAGCCAAGCGGTAATGAAGCCAATTATAGACATCGCCAAAGCGGCCGGCATTCCAGAGGATGCATTAGAACAATACGGTCGCTACAAAGCTAAAATCGATCCTTTAAAAATAACAGCTCATGGTGAGGATGCAAAGGTGGTATTAGTGACCGCCATTAGTCCAACGCCAGCTGGTGAAGGAAAATCAACAGTTACGGTTGGGTTAGCAGATGCCCTTCATCAATTAAAGAAAAATGTTGTTGTTGCATTGCGTGAGCCTTCCCTAGGCCCAGTAATGGGTGTCAAAGGGGGCGCAACGGGTGGTGGCTATGCACAAGTTGTACCGATGGAGGATATTAACCTACATTTTACTGGTGACTTACACGCCATCACAACAGCGAACAATGCGCTGTCAGCATTTATTGATAATCATATCCATCAAGGGAATGCCTTAAACATTGATCCTCGTCGTATCATTTGGAAACGTGTGATGGACATGAATGACCGTGCGCTTCGAAAAGTGGTGATCGGTCTTGGTGGGCCAGTTCAAGGGATGCCACGTGAGGACGGTTTTGATATTACAGTTGCTTCTGAAATTATGGCGGTATTTTGTTTAGCAACTAGCATCGATGATTTGCGTGAGCGTTTAGCAAGTATCGTCATCGGTTATACGTATAATCGTGAGCCGGTTTTTGTGCGTGATTTACAAGTAGAAGGCGCACTAACACTGCTATTAAAGGATGCCTTTAAACCAAACTTAGTTCAAACATTAGAAGGGACACCTGCTATTATTCATGGCGGTCCATTTGCTAATATCGCACATGGTTGTAACTCCATTATGGCAACACAAACAGCGCGTAAGTTGGCTGATATCGTTGTAACAGAAGCGGGCTTCGGTTCCGATTTAGGTGCCGAGAAGTTTATGAACATTAAAGCACGTAAAGCAGGTTTTAAACCAAGTGCGGTAGTAATTGTAGCAACAATTCGTGCATTAAAAATGCATGGCGGAGTAGCGAAAACAGCACTTGTTGGAGAAAACGTGCCTGCCCTGTTACAAGGCATCGAAAATTTAGCGAAACATGTGGAGACGATTCGTACATTTGGTGTTGAACCAATTATCGCGTTAAATCGTTTTATTACAGACACAGAAGCAGAACTAGAAGCCGTGCTAAACTGGTGTCAAGATAATCATGTGCGCATTGCCCGTACAAATGTCTGGGAAGAAGGCGGCAAAGGTGGATTAGCCTTAGCAGAACAAGTATTATCTGTGTTAGATGAAGAAAATAATTTCTCTCCTTTATATGATGTAACCGAATCAATTGAAGAAAAAGTACGTACTATTGTTCAGAAAGTTTACGGCGGGAAAGATGTCCAATTTACAGACCAAGCGAAAAAACAAATGGCGCAAATCGAAAAATTCGGCTGGGATACGTTGCCGATATGTATGGCAAAAACACAATATTCGTTATCTGACCAACCGAGCTTGCTTGGACGTCCAGAAGGCTTTACAGTAACAATTCGTGAAGTCATTCCAAAGCTTGGTGCAGGATTTTTAGTGTGTCTAACAGGCGATATTATGACAATGCCTGGTTTACCGAAACAGCCAGCTGCATTACGTATGGATGTTGATAGTGAAGGACATGCGGTCGGGTTGTTTTAA
- a CDS encoding HD domain-containing protein: MNDLKNKVRGIYEQFDASHDFQHIERVYENAVAILHTEPDADAEVVKMAVLLHDVSDKKYTDSKEQEEQLINELPISDAKKQHIRDCIAQVSFNGGNELKATSLEAKIVRDADRLDAIGAIGIARTFAYGGAKGRKLYDDTEEARTTMTEEDYRSKNTSSVTHFYEKLLLLKDLMTTDKGKQMANERHQFMVSFLQQLQNERDGKA, translated from the coding sequence ATGAATGATTTAAAAAACAAGGTACGTGGTATCTATGAGCAATTTGATGCGAGTCATGATTTTCAACATATTGAGCGCGTTTATGAAAATGCGGTAGCGATTTTACATACAGAACCAGATGCAGATGCAGAGGTTGTGAAAATGGCGGTGCTTTTGCATGATGTGAGTGATAAAAAGTATACAGATAGTAAAGAACAAGAAGAACAGCTTATTAATGAATTGCCGATTAGTGATGCAAAAAAACAACATATTCGTGATTGCATTGCACAAGTGTCGTTTAATGGGGGCAATGAACTGAAAGCCACTTCACTGGAAGCGAAAATTGTACGTGATGCTGATCGTTTGGATGCAATTGGCGCAATCGGTATTGCACGGACATTTGCTTATGGCGGTGCCAAAGGTCGTAAACTATACGATGATACAGAAGAAGCACGTACAACAATGACCGAGGAAGATTATCGAAGTAAAAATACATCTTCTGTAACCCATTTTTATGAGAAGCTTTTATTATTGAAAGATTTAATGACGACTGATAAAGGCAAACAAATGGCAAATGAACGCCATCAATTTATGGTCAGCTTTTTACAGCAATTACAGAACGAAAGAGATGGAAAAGCATAA
- a CDS encoding ABC-F family ATP-binding cassette domain-containing protein, with the protein MSHLIVQNLTKTVGDKTLFQNIEFTIYEGERTGLIGINGTGKSTLLSILAGQIEADAIAIDRPNKYRIAYLPQEPTFNSGETVLQAVFAGDSPVLQLNRQYEETVAALAMNPTSESLQKTLFSLQQRMDEEQAWDVNALAKTALTKLGIEMFDKEVLTLSGGQQKRVALAKVLIEPADLYLLDEPTNHLDVQSTEWLQEMVLRLKGAVIFITHDRYFLDELSTHIYEIADQTLYRHTGNYGDFLEARAIREEMAAASAQKDRNRYRSELKWIRRGAKARSTKQKARIQRFEQLEDNLERKSDDVSLELGLATTRLGRKVLEAENISKAFGAQKIVEHFTFLLQQGDRIGIIGANGVGKSTLLNMLAGELSPDKGEIHVGSTVKLAHFKQTLPKMNENERMIEYIREASNDITDAEGVRYSAAQMLERFLFPLHAHGTPIGKLSGGERKRLHLLRLLMEQPNVLLLDEPTNDLDIETLGVLEDFIEHFPGVVITISHDRFFLDRIAKKLWILDGQGHVDESLDIYSDYLQKREQETAVKVEAPKVEKQKVDKPKSDKKKLSFKEQKEWETIADEIEKTETTIMETEAGIANAGADFTKLQELTAKLDELNAHYEHLIERWSYLDEIVNG; encoded by the coding sequence ATGAGTCATTTAATCGTACAAAATTTAACGAAGACAGTGGGCGATAAAACGCTCTTTCAAAATATCGAATTTACAATTTATGAAGGGGAACGTACGGGTCTCATCGGCATTAATGGTACAGGGAAATCTACGTTGCTGTCCATTTTAGCTGGTCAAATCGAAGCGGATGCAATTGCCATTGATCGTCCGAATAAATATCGTATAGCTTATTTACCCCAAGAACCAACATTTAATAGTGGTGAAACGGTACTACAAGCCGTGTTTGCAGGCGATTCGCCCGTTTTACAACTGAACCGACAATATGAAGAAACTGTGGCAGCGCTTGCGATGAACCCAACGTCAGAAAGCTTACAAAAAACATTGTTTAGCTTACAGCAACGCATGGACGAGGAGCAAGCTTGGGATGTCAATGCCCTTGCGAAAACCGCGCTGACAAAGCTTGGCATTGAAATGTTTGATAAAGAAGTGTTAACCCTTTCAGGTGGTCAACAAAAACGTGTCGCTTTAGCAAAAGTGTTAATTGAGCCGGCAGATCTTTATTTATTGGACGAGCCGACCAACCATTTAGATGTACAGTCCACAGAATGGTTGCAGGAAATGGTATTGCGCTTAAAAGGTGCTGTTATTTTCATTACCCATGATCGTTATTTCTTAGATGAATTATCAACCCATATATATGAAATTGCCGACCAAACGCTATATCGTCATACAGGCAATTACGGGGATTTTTTAGAGGCTCGTGCGATTCGTGAGGAAATGGCTGCTGCTTCAGCCCAAAAAGATCGCAATCGTTATCGTTCGGAGCTAAAATGGATTCGTCGCGGTGCAAAGGCGCGCTCCACAAAGCAAAAAGCTCGTATTCAGCGTTTCGAACAATTGGAAGACAACTTAGAACGCAAGTCAGATGATGTGTCACTGGAATTGGGCTTAGCGACAACACGCCTTGGACGCAAAGTATTAGAGGCTGAAAATATATCAAAGGCTTTTGGTGCACAAAAAATCGTTGAGCATTTTACGTTTTTACTGCAACAAGGCGATCGTATTGGTATTATCGGTGCCAATGGCGTTGGTAAATCCACTTTACTTAATATGCTAGCTGGCGAACTCTCACCAGATAAGGGAGAAATACATGTCGGTTCTACCGTCAAACTTGCCCATTTTAAACAAACGTTACCGAAAATGAATGAAAATGAGCGCATGATTGAATATATTCGTGAAGCGTCAAATGACATTACCGATGCAGAAGGTGTACGCTATTCCGCTGCCCAAATGTTGGAGCGTTTTTTATTCCCACTACATGCACACGGTACACCAATCGGTAAATTATCCGGTGGAGAACGGAAGCGCCTGCACTTATTAAGACTTTTAATGGAACAACCAAATGTTCTCTTATTGGATGAGCCGACCAATGATTTAGATATTGAAACTCTAGGAGTATTAGAAGACTTTATCGAACATTTCCCAGGCGTTGTCATCACCATTTCCCACGATCGCTTCTTCCTTGATCGTATAGCTAAAAAGCTATGGATATTAGACGGGCAAGGACATGTCGATGAGTCGCTTGATATTTATAGCGATTATTTACAAAAGCGTGAGCAGGAAACAGCTGTCAAGGTAGAAGCACCAAAAGTGGAGAAACAAAAGGTTGATAAACCAAAATCTGACAAGAAAAAACTGTCGTTTAAAGAACAAAAAGAATGGGAAACCATTGCAGATGAGATCGAAAAAACAGAGACAACGATTATGGAAACCGAGGCAGGGATTGCAAACGCTGGCGCTGATTTTACTAAATTGCAGGAGTTAACGGCGAAATTAGATGAGCTAAATGCACATTATGAGCATCTCATTGAAAGATGGTCGTACTTAGATGAAATCGTAAACGGATAA